A window of the Euwallacea fornicatus isolate EFF26 chromosome 15, ASM4011564v1, whole genome shotgun sequence genome harbors these coding sequences:
- the c12.2 gene encoding von Willebrand factor A domain-containing protein 8: MLSANNQRLQNLIRILNGIRPEPAELNPVRAYVTADSVAIGATIKETLKPDTPEFVPRLYYRNGLPQTTIHHLRWIMQKDILGQDVFLIGPPGPQKRVLAMQYIELTNREHEYVALSRDTTESDLKQRREIVEGTAKYFDQSAVKAAVKGRILVLEGVEKAERNVLPVLNNLLENREMHLEDGRLLIPAERYDKLLMEHGAKELEKWKLVRVDENFRVIAIGLPIPKYRGNPLDPPLRSRFQARDVSTFTYQEWYRELTTMRPKADKGKIEKLLSCAFALINQETKFMGLPDFPVDNLPVAVQILEKNPDVSVYDLFYRLYPYKTLLADSVENIETLLKTFIDIPENVGQQSKISSRIAQFFNSPKFAKESLDGYVPTNYQNQVLESMLQTAKISDFCLIGFSGSGKTLLLNQIAVMLNQETENIVLYQDMTSRDLIQQRTTLENGDTMWTFSPLVKAALEGKFAVLDGINRIHPSTLSVLHRLVHDRELQLYDGKRLVSSERYKFLLEKMKLTREKLEDNGIYEIHPDFRIVVIGEPPNIQSKEGNWISPEILSLFVFHDLRTLSKLEEMHVITSKFGPIDKSLHKIINLAHLLRENQDRSLKNLAGHLSTRQLLRISGRLKRFHTENIYGILEETFMIKFLPSITRKSLENLISSVGITPQEKLLEHDCSNIKCEVKNNILTIGNTSVSVFETQDHSKVPQVLFYDIPQHIHLMEGLLQDFELGYHLLLVGNQGVGKNKIIDRFLQLLNRPREYIQLHRDTTVQTLTTQPTIKDGVLTYEDSPLVKAIKYGHVLVVDEADKAPTHVTCILKTLVESGQMILSDGRKIVKQISDNKDTHYIKIHPNFRMVVLANRPGFPFLGNDFFGALGDLFSSRAVENPSRESEIELLKSYGPAVSPKIIRKLVDIFEELRTMADQGLLNYPYSTREVVNIVKHLQQFPETDLEEVIFNVFDFDRHSPELLETVGEVLERHGLSKNVISSEYILSKRVKEKIQVTVNRYSGLDVSAPKHGKEDPKNEPHIGGNTWAGGTGGRDTAGLGGKGGPYRLDKGHKVHQLSDEEKASVPEHVTKAARQMNRRAFAEKLKEIGMSGYDHNVYSQFSNAVSRQVQSLRVILGNLQAKNKERNWYRHQTSGELDDVKLIDGLLGEKTIFRRRTEQEPEIGTPQIKPKLFRVLVDVSGSMYRFNSYDGRLDRELEAVVLVMEAFEGFEDKIKYDIIGHSGEEFKISFVSRDNPPKNNKDRLEIIRTMHAHSQYCWSGDHTLESTQWAVTDLSEADCDEAILVLLSDANLQRYGIPPSKLADALTVKPNVSSYAVFIGGLGDQAEKLTQKLPSGRAFICNDTKELPQIMKQIFWSSVNV; encoded by the exons ATGTTAAGTGCAAATAATCAAagattgcaaaatttaataagaatcCTCAATGGAATAAGGCCCGAACCTGCAGAATTAAATCCAGTCCGAGCTTATGTTACTGCGGATTCTGTAGCTATTGGAGCAACCATCAAAGAAACTCTAAAACCTGACACACCAGAATTTGTGCCGAGGCTTTATT ATCGAAATGGTCTTCCCCAAACCACTATCCATCATCTCCGATGGATCATGCAGAAAGATATCCTCGGCCAAGATGTGTTTCTCATAGGACCCCCTGGACCTCAAAAGAGAGTATTAGCTATGCAATATATTGAACTCACAAATAGAGAACATGAGTATGTAGCGTTAAGCCGAGACACTACTGAAAGTGACCTTAAACAGAGAAGAGAGATTGTGGAGGGTACTGCCAAATATTTTGATCAA AGTGCAGTAAAGGCTGCTGTTAAGGGGAGAATTTTGGTGCTAGAAGGGGTAGAAAAGGCTGAGAGAAATGTATTACcagttttgaataatttactgGAAAATAGAGAAATGCACCTTGAAGATGGCAGGCTCCTTATTCCTGCAGAAAGATATGACAAGTTGCTGATG GAGCATGGTGCAAAAGAGCTGGAGAAGTGGAAATTAGTAAGGGTAGATGAGAACTTTAGAGTAATTGCCATAGGACTGCCAATCCCCAA ATACCGAGGGAATCCTTTGGATCCTCCATTAAGATCGCGTTTTCAGGCGAGGGATGTTTCCACTTTCACATATCAG GAGTGGTACAGGGAATTAACTACAATGAGACCAAAAGCTGATAAAGGCAAAATAGAAAAGCTTTTGTCGTGTGCCTTCGCTTTAATCAATCAAGAGACTAAATTCATGGGGCTTCCTGATTTTCCTGTGGACAATTTACCTGTAGCAGTACAGATCTTA GAAAAGAATCCGGATGTTTCAGTCTATGACCTTTTTTACCGCCTCTACCCCTATAAAACTCTCTTAGCAGACAGCGTTGAGAACATCGAAACTTTACTAAAGACCTTCATAGATATTCCTGAAAATGTTGGGCAGCAAAGCAAGATATCTTCACGCATTGCCCAATTCTTTAACTCCCCTAAGTTTG CCAAAGAATCCTTAGACGGATATGTTCCTACTAACTACCAAAACCAAGTTCTAGAAAGCATGCTTCAAACGGCGAAAATATCTGATTTCTGTCTAATTGGCTTCAGTGGATCAGGAAAAACTTTGCTACTGAATCAAATAGCTGTAATGCTCAATCAAGAAACGGAGAATATAGTTTTATATCAAGATATGACTTCACGTGACTTAATTCAGCAGAGAACCACCCTTGAAAATGGCGATACTATGTGGACATTTTCTCCCTTGGTGAAAGCTGCTCTAGAGGGTAAATTTGCGGTCTTAGATGGGATAAACAGGATTCATCCCAGTACCCTTTCAGTTTTGCACAG GTTGGTTCATGACAGAGAGTTGCAATTGTATGATGGAAAACGTCTTGTCAGCTCTGAAAGATACAAATTTCTactggaaaaaatgaaattaaccaGAGAAAAGTTAGAGGACAATGGTATTTATGAGATTCATCCAGATTTTAGGATTGTAGTTATAGGGGAACCCCCTAATATTCAATCTAAAGAAGGAAACTGGATATCACCGGAAATATTGAGTCTGTTTGTGTTTCACGATTTAAGAACTTTGAGCAAACTTGAGGAGATGCATGTGATTACTTCAAAG TTCGGACCAATTGACAAATCTTTACACAAAATCATCAACCTGGCTCACCTTTTACGGGAAAACCAAGACCGATCTCTAAAGAACTTAGCCGGTCATCTCTCCACTAGGCAATTATTACGAATTTCTGGAAGATTAAAACGTTTTCATACAGAAAACATTTATGGAATCCTCGAGGAAACTTttatgatcaaatttcttcCATCAATAACTCGTAAATCTCTAGAAAATCTTATATCGAGCGTTGGGATTACTCCACAAGAAAAGTTATTGGAGCATGATTGTTCGAACATTAAATGCGAAGTGAAGAACAATATTTTGACTATTG gaAACACATCTGTGTCAGTTTTTGAAACACAAGACCACAGTAAAGTACCTCAAGTGCTATTCTATGACATTCCACAGCACATACATCTTATGGAGGGTCTTTTACAGGACTTCGAATTGGGCTATCATTTACTTTTAGTGGGAAATCAAGGTGTGGggaagaataaaattattgaccGCTTTTTACAATTGCTTAATAGGCCTCGAGAATACATACAATTGCATAG AGACACTACAGTTCAAACCCTCACCACACAACCCACAATTAAAGACGGAGTTTTAACGTACGAAGACTCGCCCCTAGTTAAAGCGATCAAATACGGACATGTCTTAGTGGTGGACGAGGCGGATAAAGCTCCCACTCACGTGActtgcattttaaaaactctAGTCGAATCCGGGCAAATGATTCTAAGCGACGGCCGGAAAATTGTTAAGCAAATATCCGACAATAAGGACACACACTATATTAAAATACATCCAAATTTCCGGATGGTGGTTCTGGCTAATCGTCCGGGATTCCCGTTTCTTGGAAACGACTTTTTCGGTGCTCTCGGGGATTTATTCAGCAGCCGAGCTGTTGAAAATCCCTCAAGAGAATCAGAGATTGAGCTTTTAAAGAGCTACGGCCCAGCTGTATCGCCAAAAATCATCCGGAAATTGGTAGACATCTTCGAGGAGTTGAGAACTATGGCCGATCAAGGACTATTAAATTATCCTTATTCCACTAGAGAGGTGGTTAATATTGTTAAACATCTGCAA CAATTCCCTGAAACAGATTTGGAGGAAGTGATATTTAACGTCTTTGATTTCGATAGACACAGTCCGGAACTATTGGAGACTGTAGGGGAGGTGTTAGAGAGACACGGCTTATCTAAAAACGTCATTTCTagtgaatatattttatcCAAAAGAGTTAAAGAAAAGATTCAAGTTACAGTAAACAGATACAGTGGGTTGGATGTTTCCGCCCCTAAACATGGAAAAGAAGACCCAAAGAATGAGCCCCATATAGGGGGTAACACGTGGGCCGGAGGAACTGGGGGCAGGGACACTGCAGGTTTGGGCGGCAAAGGCGGTCCATACAGGCTCGACAAAGGGCACAAAGTTCATCAG ctTTCGGACGAAGAGAAAGCTAGTGTTCCAGAACATGTAACAAAGGCAGCTAGACAAATGAATCGGCGGGCTTTTGCtgaaaagttaaaagaaatAGGAATGTCAGGGTACGACCATAACGTGTACTCTCAGTTTTCCAATGCGGTTTCCAGGCAAGTTCAGTCATTGAGGGTTATTTTGGGCAATTTACAAGCGAAGAATAAGGAAAGGAATTGGTACAGACATCAGACTTCCGGCGAGTTGGATGACGTGAAGCTTATAGATG GTTTATTAGGTGAAAAAACGATATTCAGAAGAAGGACCGAACAAGAACCTGAAATTGGGACGCctcaaataaaaccaaaattatttCGCGTTTTAGTAGATGTTTCTGGAAGTATGTACAG GTTCAATAGTTATGATGGAAGATTGGACAGGGAGTTAGAAGCTGTAGTTTTAGTTATGGAAGCCTTTGAAGGCTTTGAAGACAAGATAAAGTATGATATTATAGGCCATTCAGGggaggaatttaaaatttcgtttgtCTCAAGAGACAATCCtccaaaaaacaataaagatCGCCTAGAAATTATACGG ACAATGCATGCTCATTCGCAGTATTGTTGGTCAGGCGATCACACTTTGGAATCCACCCAATGGGCGGTAACTGACTTATCTGAAGCGGATTGTGATGAAGCAATTCTCGTGCTTCTCTCGGATGCCAATTTACAACGATATGGAATTCCGCCCTCAAAGTTGGCAGATGCATTGACTGTGAAACCGAATGTGAGCTCCTATGCTGTGTTCATCGGGGGTCTTGGAGATCAGGCGGAAAA attaaCGCAAAAACTGCCGTCAGGGAGAGCCTTTATTTGCAACGATACGAAAGAGTTGCCGCAAATAATGAAACAGATATTTTGGTCCTCAGTCAAtgtatga
- the LOC136343678 gene encoding uncharacterized protein isoform X1 yields MSPFLHFLSFCVVTRWLHRNPIQAFHAARQKIQLELIKFSTAPLLQATRKAFNIMVTHWESSRRPLYIRTVWRDGQHHVILDKTKEHSDVDDPKRKPKQLLPNQVRATKSAGPSVNLLNVSSVRVLLSGVRRHRNGSREIHLSDKPPERPKTWTSGSICSRQIACKNLNNEVDFGAIKGFRPPSLHPSHYAELPSLEAECGLLDNALSEKVIVWLDLANNDPQMKPTSKKSLMMTADTEIKQVSEEGNNMVDYSVLKTQSPSGSHKDSSQNILIYSNQEISTVTDENFYHILPLRANQDDDECQEELEKEVDPRMNSVRRQLHIFMPNLPAKRSSDCNSSIISSKISSQL; encoded by the exons ATGTCTCCCTTTCTCCATTTCCTGTCGTTTTGTGTGGTGACAAGGTGGTTGCACCGTAACCCCATTCAGGCTTTTCATGCAGCGcgacaaaaaattcaattagaacTGA TCAAATTCTCCACTGCGCCTCTATTGCAGGCAACTCGTAAAGCATTCAACATCATGGTAACTCACTGGGAATCCAGTCGAAGACCTCTGTACATACGCACGGTGTGGAGGGACGGGCAACACCACGTGATCCTAGACAAAACTAAGGAACACTCCGATGTCGACGACCCCAAAAGAAAGCCAAAACAGCTCTTGCCAAACCAGGTGAGAGCAACAAAAAGTGCTGGGCCTTCAGTGAATCTTCTCAACGTTTCTTCAGTGCGCGTTTTGCTCTCGGGAGTGAGGAGACATAGAAACGGATCTAGAGAAATACACCTTTCTGATAAACCACCCGAGAGGCCCAAAACCTGGACATCAGGCTCAATTTGCAGCAGACAAATCgcatgtaaaaatttaaacaatgagGTGGATTTTGGGGCCATTAAAGGATTCAGACCGCCCAGCTTGCATCCAAGTCATTATGCGGAACTTCCATCTTTGGAAGCTGAATGTGGTTTGTTGGATAATGCGCTCAGTGAGAAAGTTATAGTGTGGCTTGATTTAGCTAACAATGATCCCCAAATGAAGCCAACTTCCAAGAAGAGTTTAATGATGACTGCAGATACGGAAATAAAGCAAGTTTCGGAAGAAGGGAATAATATGGTTGATTACTCGGTTCTAAAAACCCAATCTCCTTCAGGGAGTCACAAAGACAGCTCTCAAAATATTCTAATTTATAGCAATCAAGAGATTTCTACCGTTACTGATGagaatttttatcatataCTACCGCTAAGAGCCAATCAGGACGATGATGAATGTCAAGAAGAATTAGAAAAGGAAGTCGACCCAAGGATGAACAGTGTGAGGAGGCAGTTACATATTTTCATGCCTAATTTGCCAGCTAAAAGATCCAGCGATTGTAATAGTAGCATAATTAGTAGCAAAATTAGCTCCCAATTGTAA
- the LOC136343678 gene encoding uncharacterized protein isoform X2, whose protein sequence is MSPFLHFLSFCVVTRWLHRNPIQAFHAARQKIQLELIKFSTAPLLQATRKAFNIMVTHWESSRRPLYIRTVWRDGQHHVILDKTKEHSDVDDPKRKPKQLLPNQVRATKSAGPSVNLLNVSSVRVLLSGVRRHRNGSREIHLSDKPPERPKTWTSGSICSRQIACKNLNNEVDFGAIKGFRPPSLHPSHYAELPSLEAECANNDPQMKPTSKKSLMMTADTEIKQVSEEGNNMVDYSVLKTQSPSGSHKDSSQNILIYSNQEISTVTDENFYHILPLRANQDDDECQEELEKEVDPRMNSVRRQLHIFMPNLPAKRSSDCNSSIISSKISSQL, encoded by the exons ATGTCTCCCTTTCTCCATTTCCTGTCGTTTTGTGTGGTGACAAGGTGGTTGCACCGTAACCCCATTCAGGCTTTTCATGCAGCGcgacaaaaaattcaattagaacTGA TCAAATTCTCCACTGCGCCTCTATTGCAGGCAACTCGTAAAGCATTCAACATCATGGTAACTCACTGGGAATCCAGTCGAAGACCTCTGTACATACGCACGGTGTGGAGGGACGGGCAACACCACGTGATCCTAGACAAAACTAAGGAACACTCCGATGTCGACGACCCCAAAAGAAAGCCAAAACAGCTCTTGCCAAACCAGGTGAGAGCAACAAAAAGTGCTGGGCCTTCAGTGAATCTTCTCAACGTTTCTTCAGTGCGCGTTTTGCTCTCGGGAGTGAGGAGACATAGAAACGGATCTAGAGAAATACACCTTTCTGATAAACCACCCGAGAGGCCCAAAACCTGGACATCAGGCTCAATTTGCAGCAGACAAATCgcatgtaaaaatttaaacaatgagGTGGATTTTGGGGCCATTAAAGGATTCAGACCGCCCAGCTTGCATCCAAGTCATTATGCGGAACTTCCATCTTTGGAAGCTGAATGTG CTAACAATGATCCCCAAATGAAGCCAACTTCCAAGAAGAGTTTAATGATGACTGCAGATACGGAAATAAAGCAAGTTTCGGAAGAAGGGAATAATATGGTTGATTACTCGGTTCTAAAAACCCAATCTCCTTCAGGGAGTCACAAAGACAGCTCTCAAAATATTCTAATTTATAGCAATCAAGAGATTTCTACCGTTACTGATGagaatttttatcatataCTACCGCTAAGAGCCAATCAGGACGATGATGAATGTCAAGAAGAATTAGAAAAGGAAGTCGACCCAAGGATGAACAGTGTGAGGAGGCAGTTACATATTTTCATGCCTAATTTGCCAGCTAAAAGATCCAGCGATTGTAATAGTAGCATAATTAGTAGCAAAATTAGCTCCCAATTGTAA
- the LOC136343678 gene encoding uncharacterized protein isoform X3 → MVTHWESSRRPLYIRTVWRDGQHHVILDKTKEHSDVDDPKRKPKQLLPNQVRATKSAGPSVNLLNVSSVRVLLSGVRRHRNGSREIHLSDKPPERPKTWTSGSICSRQIACKNLNNEVDFGAIKGFRPPSLHPSHYAELPSLEAECGLLDNALSEKVIVWLDLANNDPQMKPTSKKSLMMTADTEIKQVSEEGNNMVDYSVLKTQSPSGSHKDSSQNILIYSNQEISTVTDENFYHILPLRANQDDDECQEELEKEVDPRMNSVRRQLHIFMPNLPAKRSSDCNSSIISSKISSQL, encoded by the coding sequence ATGGTAACTCACTGGGAATCCAGTCGAAGACCTCTGTACATACGCACGGTGTGGAGGGACGGGCAACACCACGTGATCCTAGACAAAACTAAGGAACACTCCGATGTCGACGACCCCAAAAGAAAGCCAAAACAGCTCTTGCCAAACCAGGTGAGAGCAACAAAAAGTGCTGGGCCTTCAGTGAATCTTCTCAACGTTTCTTCAGTGCGCGTTTTGCTCTCGGGAGTGAGGAGACATAGAAACGGATCTAGAGAAATACACCTTTCTGATAAACCACCCGAGAGGCCCAAAACCTGGACATCAGGCTCAATTTGCAGCAGACAAATCgcatgtaaaaatttaaacaatgagGTGGATTTTGGGGCCATTAAAGGATTCAGACCGCCCAGCTTGCATCCAAGTCATTATGCGGAACTTCCATCTTTGGAAGCTGAATGTGGTTTGTTGGATAATGCGCTCAGTGAGAAAGTTATAGTGTGGCTTGATTTAGCTAACAATGATCCCCAAATGAAGCCAACTTCCAAGAAGAGTTTAATGATGACTGCAGATACGGAAATAAAGCAAGTTTCGGAAGAAGGGAATAATATGGTTGATTACTCGGTTCTAAAAACCCAATCTCCTTCAGGGAGTCACAAAGACAGCTCTCAAAATATTCTAATTTATAGCAATCAAGAGATTTCTACCGTTACTGATGagaatttttatcatataCTACCGCTAAGAGCCAATCAGGACGATGATGAATGTCAAGAAGAATTAGAAAAGGAAGTCGACCCAAGGATGAACAGTGTGAGGAGGCAGTTACATATTTTCATGCCTAATTTGCCAGCTAAAAGATCCAGCGATTGTAATAGTAGCATAATTAGTAGCAAAATTAGCTCCCAATTGTAA
- the alpha-PheRS gene encoding phenylalanine--tRNA ligase alpha subunit, which translates to MIINQMAERILKYLSENIEVNTLKLAEEFNEDHQKVIGALKSIQANGDLISAEPVNQKNIELTEEGKLVAREGSHEAKLYKAIPESGISQIELMKLPNSKVGFSKAMSNGWILIDKTIQPPLVKQNVASITDLVQDHLKLVDSGKHADISDKEKADYKKRKLIQESIIKTYVLKKGPQFSLSLNKFETDLTTEMLSNNSWKNQTFKDYNFDALGVPPVSGFLHPLLKVRSEFRQIFLEMGFAEMPTNNYIENSFWNFDALFQPQQHPARDSHDTFFISDPQYSHKFPENYLQRVKKVHSTGGYGSQGYGYDWQYKEAQKNLLRTHTTAVSARMLYKAAQQPKFKPIKLFSIDKVFRNETLDATHLAEFHQVEGVIADYNLTLGDLIGVFAEFFRKLGITELEFKPAYNPYTEPSMEIFCFHPGLGKWIEIGNSGIFRPEMLLPMGLPSDVTVIAWGLSLERPTMIKYGFNNIRDLVGPKVDLYMVQKSPICRLNK; encoded by the exons ATGATCATTAACCAAATGGCTGAACGTATCCTGAAGTATCTGTCAGAAAATATCGAGGTTAACACTCTCAAATTAGCTGAAgagttcaatgaggaccatcAGAAAGTTATTGGGGCTCTTAAAAGCATACAGGCGAATGGGGACCTTATCTCTGCTGAGCCTGTAAATCAAAAGAACATTGAACTTACAGAAGAAGGAAAGTTGGTGGCCAGGGAAg GCAGTCATGAAGCCAAACTATACAAGGCCATCCCTGAGTCAGGCATAAGCCAAATTGAACTTATGAAGCTACCAAATTCTAAAGTGGGCTTCAGCAAAGCAATGTCAAATGGCTGGATTTTAATAGATAAAACAATCCAGCCCCCTCTAGTGAAACAAAATGTGGCTTCTATTACTGATTTG GTTCAAGATCATCTCAAGTTGGTGGATTCTGGCAAGCATGCAGATATTAGTGACAAAGAGAAAGCTgattataaaaaaaggaaattaattcaaGAGTCAATCATTAAAACTTATGTACTAAAAAAAGGGCCACAATTTAGCCTGTcattgaataaatttgaaactgaCCTTACTACTGAGATGCTCTCTAATAATAGTTGGAAAAATCAAACATTCAAGGATTACAATTTTGATGCCTTGGGTGTTCCTCCGGTTTCAGGATTCCTGCACCCACTGCTTAAAGTTAGAAGTGAATTCAGGcaaattttcttagaaatgGGATTTGCTGAAATGCCTACAAACAACTACATTGAAAACTCTTTCTGGAACTTTGATGCATTATTCCAACCCCAACAGCACCCTGCTAGAGACTCTCATGATACTTTCTTTATTTCTGATCCTCAATACAGTCATAAATTTCCCGAAAATTATCTACAGAGGGTTAAAAAGGTGCATAGTACAGGAGGGTATGGTTCCCAAGG ATATGGATATGATTGGCAATACAAAGAGgctcaaaaaaatttactaagaACACATACAACTGCTGTCAGTGCTAGAATGTTGTATAAGGCTGCTCAGCAACCAAAATTCAAGCCAATTAAGCTCTTTAGTATTGATAAA GTATTCCGCAATGAAACTTTGGATGCCACTCACTTGGCCGAGTTTCATCAAGTTGAAGGAGTTATTGCCGACTATAATCTTACTCTTGGTGACTTAATTGGGGTATTTGcagaattttttagaaaattag GTATCACTGAACTGGAATTTAAGCCTGCTTATAACCCATATACCGAACCGAGCATGGAAATTTTCTGCTTCCATCCAGGACTTGGAAAGTGGATCGAAATTGGAAATTCTGGTATCTTCAGACCAGAGATGCTGCTGCCAATGGGTTTACCCAGCGATGTTACAGTAATCGCTTGGGGGCTCTCTCTGGAACGACCCACTATGATTAAGTATGGTTTCAATAACATTAGGGATTTGGTGGGGCCTAAAGTGGACTTATACATGGTTCAGAAGAGTCCAATATGTAGGCTTAAtaagtaa
- the LOC136343680 gene encoding apolipoprotein D-like, whose amino-acid sequence MNGKLLLFLLLSSLSICALKKKEDKTKCPKVKAIRNFDLERLLHEWYVIEYYASSEEALAYRCMRAEFTMSSPDEITMNFTYSFTDDPLNEQLIGNITWIIPNHGEPAHWTHSEDTYEGVYNTYVLDSDYVSWALLLHCAEKSKVPRYLSSFIMSREPALGINVISYLREKLPQYDIDLSFMFDMVQGDCNSTNLENIPPSLLADLDRPSQLGHRRHPMKHIHG is encoded by the exons ATGAACGGCAAGCTATTGCTTTTTCTATTACTATCAAGCTTAAGCATTTGTGctctaaagaaaaaagaagacAAGACGAAATGCCCGAAAGTTAAAGCAATTAGGAACTTCGATTTAGAACGG CTGCTTCATGAGTGGTATGTAATAGAGTACTATGCGAGCTCAGAAGAAGCCTTGGCCTACAGATGTATGAGAGCGGAATTCACCATGTCCTCTCCCGATGAAATTACCATGAACTTCACTTACAGCTTCACAGATGATCCTTTAAATGAACAGCTTATAGGTAACATTACTTGGATTATTCCTAATCATGGAGAACCCGCTCATTGGACCCATTCTGAAGACACTT ATGAAGGAGTTTACAATACGTACGTGCTAGACTCTGATTATGTGTCATGGGCTTTACTTTTACACTGTGCAGAGAAATCAAAAGTTCCCAG atATTTATCCAGTTTCATCATGAGCAGAGAACCAGCTTTAGGCATAAACGTCATCTCCtatttaagagaaaaattgcCCCAATATGACATTGATCTTTCTTTTATGTTCGACATGGTTCAAGGCGACTGCAACAGCACTAACCTAGAAAATATACCTCCTTCTCTATTAGCTGACTTGGACAGACCTAGTCAACTGGGGCATCGAAGACACCCCATGAAACACATTCATGGatag